In the genome of Loxodonta africana isolate mLoxAfr1 chromosome 16, mLoxAfr1.hap2, whole genome shotgun sequence, one region contains:
- the STN1 gene encoding CST complex subunit STN1 isoform X7 — protein sequence MFQSPIQNLSGSDAEPFRVAWKPQSSLRMQSESSRCEEEETPSLLWGLDPVFLAFAKLYVRDILDLKESRQVPGIFFYNGHPVKQVDVLGTVVGVRERDAFYSYGVDDSTGVINCICWKKLSNTESSSAQTATAASNPARDLSLTSQLKKLQETIQQRTKIEIGDLIRIRGYVRTYREEREIHATAYYKVDDPVWSFQISRMLELPVIYRKVYDQPFHSPALEKEKALNNPGTLDLASLTCLLSEKAKEFLVENRVQTFYQQELEMVESLMALANQPVIHSACSDLVDFKNDTASQAIHSIFKNAIQLLQEKGLVFQKEGGFDNLYHTWRGAATSCTSWPVLA from the exons ATGTTTCAGTCTCCCATCCAGAACCTCAGCGGGAGTGATGCAGAGCCTTTCAGGGTCGCCTGGAAGCCACAGTCCAGCCTCCGGATGCAGTCCGAATCCAGTAGATGTGAAGAGGAGGAGACCCCTTCCCTCTTGTGGGGTTTGGATCCTGTATTTCTAGCCTTTGCAAAACTCTACGTCAGAGATATCCTGGACTTGAAGGAGTCCCGGCAGGTGCCAG GTATATTTTTTTACAATGGGCATCCAGTAAAACAGGTAGATGTCTTAGGAACTGTAGTTGGAGTGAGAGAAAGAGATGCTTTCTACAGTTACGGAG TGGATGACAGCACAGGCGTTATAAACTGCATCTGCTGGAAAAAGTTGAGCAATACTGAGTCTTCGTCAG CCCAAACAGCTACAGCTGCCTCAAACCCAGCAAGAGACCTGAGCTTAACCTCACAGCTTAAGAAATTGCAAGAAACCATTCAGCAGAGAACAAAGATAGAAATTGGGGACCTTATCCGAATCAGAGGCTATGTCCGCACatacagagaagagagagaaattcaTGCCACTGCGTATT ATAAAGTGGACGATCCagtgtggagcttccagatttcAAGGATGCTTGAGCTGCCCGTTATCTACAGGAAGGTTTATGACCAGCCTTTCCACAGCCCAGCCCTAGAGAAAGAGAAGGCGCTGAA CAATCCAGGCACCCTGGACCTCGCCAGCCTCACATGTTTGCTGAGTGAAAAAGCCAAAGAATTCCTTGTGGAGAACAGAGTGCAGACCTTTTACCAGCAGGAGTTAGAAATGGTGGAGTCTTTGATGGCCCTTGCCAATCAGCCTGTAATTCACAGCGCCTGCTCTGACCTA GTGGATTTTAAGAATGATACAGCTTCCCAGGCAATTCATAGTATATTTAAGAACGCTATACAGCTGCTTCAGGAAAAGGGACTCGTTTTCCAGAAAGAAGGTGGTTTTGATAATCTATACCAT
- the STN1 gene encoding CST complex subunit STN1 isoform X9: MFQSPIQNLSGSDAEPFRVAWKPQSSLRMQSESSRCEEEETPSLLWGLDPVFLAFAKLYVRDILDLKESRQVPGIFFYNGHPVKQVDVLGTVVGVRERDAFYSYGVDDSTGVINCICWKKLSNTESSSAQTATAASNPARDLSLTSQLKKLQETIQQRTKIEIGDLIRIRGYVRTYREEREIHATAYYKVDDPVWSFQISRMLELPVIYRKVYDQPFHSPALEKEKALNNPGTLDLASLTCLLSEKAKEFLVENRVQTFYQQELEMVESLMALANQPVIHSACSDLTWRGAATSCTSWPVLA; this comes from the exons ATGTTTCAGTCTCCCATCCAGAACCTCAGCGGGAGTGATGCAGAGCCTTTCAGGGTCGCCTGGAAGCCACAGTCCAGCCTCCGGATGCAGTCCGAATCCAGTAGATGTGAAGAGGAGGAGACCCCTTCCCTCTTGTGGGGTTTGGATCCTGTATTTCTAGCCTTTGCAAAACTCTACGTCAGAGATATCCTGGACTTGAAGGAGTCCCGGCAGGTGCCAG GTATATTTTTTTACAATGGGCATCCAGTAAAACAGGTAGATGTCTTAGGAACTGTAGTTGGAGTGAGAGAAAGAGATGCTTTCTACAGTTACGGAG TGGATGACAGCACAGGCGTTATAAACTGCATCTGCTGGAAAAAGTTGAGCAATACTGAGTCTTCGTCAG CCCAAACAGCTACAGCTGCCTCAAACCCAGCAAGAGACCTGAGCTTAACCTCACAGCTTAAGAAATTGCAAGAAACCATTCAGCAGAGAACAAAGATAGAAATTGGGGACCTTATCCGAATCAGAGGCTATGTCCGCACatacagagaagagagagaaattcaTGCCACTGCGTATT ATAAAGTGGACGATCCagtgtggagcttccagatttcAAGGATGCTTGAGCTGCCCGTTATCTACAGGAAGGTTTATGACCAGCCTTTCCACAGCCCAGCCCTAGAGAAAGAGAAGGCGCTGAA CAATCCAGGCACCCTGGACCTCGCCAGCCTCACATGTTTGCTGAGTGAAAAAGCCAAAGAATTCCTTGTGGAGAACAGAGTGCAGACCTTTTACCAGCAGGAGTTAGAAATGGTGGAGTCTTTGATGGCCCTTGCCAATCAGCCTGTAATTCACAGCGCCTGCTCTGACCTA